The proteins below are encoded in one region of Xenopus laevis strain J_2021 chromosome 8L, Xenopus_laevis_v10.1, whole genome shotgun sequence:
- the LOC108698409 gene encoding cysteine protease ATG4A, translated as MDSDPVSDYLKYENEPEYLDLEELPDSDEPVYILGKQYDTKTDKCDLQSDIVSRLWFTYRKKFSPIGGTGPSSDTGWGCMLRCGQMMLAQALVCQHLGRDWRWEKHKNHPEEYQQILQCFLDRKDCCYSIHQMAQMGVGEGKSIGEWFGPNTVAQVLKKLALFDEWNSLAVYVSMDNTVVVEDIKTMCKYQPQSCSMAQAASHQSTWSRCRDTSGHCSGWRPLLLVVPLRLGINHINPVYVDAFKACFKMPQSLGALGGKPNHAYYFIGFSGDEIIYLDPHTTQTFVDTEEAGTVQDQTYHCQKGPNSMKVLNLDPSVALGFFCKDENDFNNWCEVIEKEILKHQSLRMFELTPKHPPHWPPFIPPTKPEVTTTGAELIESTDKLFDVEEEFEILSV; from the exons aCCCTGTTTCAGATTATTTGAAGTATGAAAATGAACCCGAATACTTGGATCTAGAAGAACTTCCTGACTCCGACGAGCCAGTTTATATTCTGGGAAAGCAATATGATACGAAAACAG ataaATGTGATCTCCAATCAGATATTGTTTCCCGTTTGTGgtttacatacagaaaaaaattctCTCCTATTG GAGGAACGGGCCCTTCTTCTGACACAGGATGGGGATGCATGCTCAGGTGTGGACAGATGATGCTGGCTCAGGCTTTAGTTTGCCAGCACCTAGGAAGAG ATTGGCGGTGGGAGAAACACAAAAATCATCCAGAAGAGTATCAGCAAATCCTGCAGTGTTTTCTGGATAGAAAGGACTGTTGTTATTCTATTCATCAAATGG CACAGATGGGCGtgggagaaggaaagtctatcGGAGAATGGTTTGGACCAAACACAGTGGCTCAGGTCTTAAA GAAACTTGCTTTATTTGATGAGTGGAATTCACTTGCAGTCTATGTTTCCATGGATAACACTGTTGTAGTTGAAGACATCA AGACAATGTGTAAGTACCAGCCGCAAAGCTGCAGCATGGCACAGGCTGCCTCCCACCAAAGCACTTGGAGCAGATGCAGAGATACTTCAGGACATTGCTCAGGCTGGAGGCCATTGCTGCTTGTTGTGCCTCTCCGGCTTGGGATAAACCACATCAATCCTGTATATGTTGATGCTTTTAAG GCATGCTTTAAAATGCCCCAGTCATTAGGAGCTTTAGGAGGAAAACCAAATCATGCCTATTATTTTATAGGCTTTTCAG GAGATGAAATAATCTACCTGGATCCTCATACCACGCAGACATTTGTGGACACTGAAGAAGCTGGAACAGTACAGGACCAGACTTACCACTGCCAAAAAGGCCCTAACAGTATGAAGGTTTTGAATCTGGACCCTTCAGTAGCGTTG GGCTTCTTTTGTAAAGATGAAAATGATTTCAACAACTGGTGTGAAGTGATAGAAAAG gaAATTCTAAAACATCAGAGTTTACGGATGTTTGAATTGACACCAAAGCATCCTCCTCACTGGCCGCCTTTTATACCTCCGACAAAACCAGAAGTGACTACTACAGGAGCAG AACTCATTGAGTCTACTGATAAACTGTTTGATGTCGAAGAAGAGTTTGAGATTCTGAGTGTCTAA